Proteins co-encoded in one Dasypus novemcinctus isolate mDasNov1 chromosome 18, mDasNov1.1.hap2, whole genome shotgun sequence genomic window:
- the LOC131274257 gene encoding insulin growth factor-like family member 1, with amino-acid sequence MTAQCRHLVVLATLCVLAPLCIRGAPAPPAGAHLLLCRPFPTCGDEVFNPEQYCCHDHAVVPLSTVRKCGNCTFSLCHEQCCPGLYDTESLVVKAKGQDCSSELSSEDRVCSEHPLIQDEMTR; translated from the exons ATGACTGCACAGTGCCGCCACCTGG TTGTCCTGGCCACTCTCTGCGTCCTCGCGCCCCTCTGCATCCGCGGAGCCCCAG CCCCCCCAGCGGGCGCCCACCTGTTGCTCTGCCGGCCGTTCCCCACGTGTGGGGACGAGGTCTTCAACCCCGAGCAGTACTGTTGCCACGACCACGCCGTCGTGCCCCTGAGCACGGTCCGCAAGTGTGGAAACTGCACCTTCAGCCTCTGCCACGAGCAGTGCTGCCCCGGGCTGTACGACACCGAGTCCCTCGTGGTGAAGGCGAAAGGACAGGACTGTTCCTCGGAGCTGTCCTCGGAGGACAGGGTCTGTTCAGAG caTCCACTTATCCAAGATGAGATGACCAGATGA